The Osmerus eperlanus chromosome 20, fOsmEpe2.1, whole genome shotgun sequence DNA segment TTAAGATAAACCAAATGAAGTTGAAAAGAACCGGAGCCTTTTCACAGCACGGTTTGTCTTTGTTTACGTCCTGCCTACAACTCCCATGATGCTCTGTGCTCCCTTGGCTCTGGGAAGGCTGGCAACGTGGTGACgggagagatggtggaggagcTCATCCTCTCTGGCGCTGACATCATCAAAGTGGGCATCGGgccaggtgggtgtgtgtgtgtgtgtgtgtgtgtgtgtcccctcctgGGGATGAGACAGCCTGCATCATGTCATCTCTGTCATGTGtcgcacacgcagacagacTGCGTGtgtcacactcgcacacacacggggCGGGGACTCGgaggcacaggcacacacacacacacacacaaacacacaacttcCCCAGGCAATAAACAACACTAATAAACAGACTTACTTCTTGTTCTTTTACAGTTTACAGCTATAACCAGTCAGATTTATGACTCTCTGCAGGAGTCCTGACATATATTGGTACTGCATCCATTAGCACACAAGACGTTTtaccggctgtgtgtgtgtgtgttggagtgtgtgtctctactgtgtgtctgtatggtgaAGCGCCTaacgttctttgtgtgtgtgtgtgtgtgtgtgtgttctgcagggtCTGTGTGTACCACCCGCATCAAGACAGGGGTGGGCTACCCTCAGCTCAGCGCTGTCATCGAGTGCGCAGACTCGGCCCACGGACTCAAAGGTCACATCATATCAGTAAGACCACAAGTCTGTGTTCGACCTTGTCATTGTGCTTTGGTGCAATTTCGCCTTGAGGATCAATAAAGTTTGTGCCATGAAGTGTCTTGCATTGCTTGACCACTAGTGGGTAGCCTTTACTCTTGTTCACAGCAGAACTAGATGCAATATGTCTGAAAGGGAAGTGGATTATTTATACGGAATTGGTTTCATATTCTAAATATTCTTTTTTCTGCTTGTCAGGATGGTGGGTGCAGTTGCCCGGGTGATGTGGCCAAAGCTTTTGGTTAGTGTACTCAAACCACAGAATTAGAGCAATACATATATGGAGATGGAGAATCTAATGGAGAACCATCAAAGAATCAATATATTTgttttcctccttctccccagggGCCGGGGCCGACTTTGTGATGATGGGTGGCATGCTGGCGGGACACGACCAGTGCACCGGCGAGGTCATCGAGAAAGACGGCAAGAAGGTCAAACTGTTCTACGGCATGAGCTCCGACACGGCCATGAAGAAATACGTCGGGGGCGTGGCTGAGTACAGGTGAGACAGCGACAGATCAAAAGGAGAGATTGACTGTTCGTCTCATCATTTGCCCCAGACAACCAACAGAGGGCAGTACAACAGTACTTATCCATGTGTTGTCCAGTTGGCGTCATTGATAAAAGTGTTTCTTTCTTCACAAAACATGAAAAAGACGTATTGAATTTGTACCAGACAGTGAGGTTGTGTGCTAAAGTTGTCAGAGCACGggtgtttattttgtttttacacCAACACCATTCATCTATTTATCAATTTGTTTattcacattcacattcaccctccctccctccctccctccctcccccagggcgTCGGAGGGAAGGACAGTGGAGGTGCCGTACCGGGGGGACGTGGAGAACACGGTCAAAGACGTGCTGGGGGGCCTGCGCTCCACCTGCACGTACGTGGGGGCGGCCAAgctgaaggagctgagtcgccGGACCACCTTCATCAGAGTCACACAGCAGTCCAGCCACATGTTCACCTAGCGGAGGGGCGGGGGGCTCACCCAATAGATACAGGTGGACATGCCCAggcaccccaccacacacacttacaccctcAGAGAGTAtggaacgcaaacatatacacaaactcacacttgCTTTTCTCAGGACAGCACTTCTTCTTTTTGAAGGCTGCTAGAGATATAAGTAGGATATTAGCTCATCTCTGCATAAAAGTTCTGAGTTGTATCATCAGAGAATGGCTCGATACATCCAGTGTGCTTTGCTGAGCTTCAATATGCAAAATCCATAGTCATCAGATTTGACTTTATGCTGCAGGATGAAGTTCAATCAGTTCTTTACATGTTTGGGTCAGAGTTAGGACAGGTGAGCAGATCAAGTCTGCTCAAGTTCTGAGCAAACTCTATTCTGAGCCCTATTTACTGTAAATATCAGTGAGCATCTGTAATTACCTTCCACGGAATGGGACTGGGAAAATATCTATTGCTTTTTAATTTAAGCATGCTGGCAAGAGGCCCTGAAAGTGCCCACCTATGGCTAGTTGTGATGCTAACAAGCTTAAGGAATGTACCATCCAAAGTGCTGTATGATCTTTGAACAATGGAGCCGACTGGAGTTAGAATGTCCATCTAATGAAATGTTCTGTGGTGTTCGACCGTTTAGTTTTCTGCTTTTCAGCTTTTTGAGAAAAACTAACCTTTatccctttctgtctgtctatctctctgtagcCCACCTTCGGTCGCGTACCATGGTAGCTACTCTATCCCACTTCCACtgcagcctctgtgtgtgtgcaggtctgtaTCCTGTTTCACAGGATGCTCTAATGTGCCAGTAGACTGCTGGGTTTGGGCACTCCAAAGCATACCGTGACTGAAACAAGTCCTGAAAATATTTGACACACCTGAGATGCACCTGGTTTAGTGTGCCTTGCACACTTTAGTCCCAACATTGAAACTGAGGGACTAAATCAAACACACCTGAAATATTTCAAAATACACCTCAGTAGCTATATTTATTTGAAGAGAAACTCTGTACAGAAAAGACCTTTAGGGATAAAACAGACTAAACAAACTAAAAACAGTACTGTTAAAACAGGATTTGTAGGACAAAACGAATACTGTAAAATGTGAAGCTGTCTTAAGAAAATGACAATGGTTACAGCATCACCTAATAAAAACAATGGTGGAGAACTGTTTTGTCATCATTTTCATCAAGTCATCATTTTGGGTCCAGGTAAATATGGTTGGCTTAATCTCGGTCTGCATAAATAATACCAACTCTCTTCTGCTGACAAGCTTCTAGAGGGATACCACTGACTCTCTGGGACATAagtgggtgggtgagggaggtggggaggcaaCTTAAGTTGAGACTAACCAGAGGGGGTTGTAGTGTTGGATTCATATGGAACGTCTTGCTGATTCTTAACCACCAGCAATGTGATTTttcaaaaaagagagagaatgagtttGAGGACTGAGTCAGTTTGAGGATGTAGTAAATGAGGGCTTGTAGTTGGGTGGACCAACTATGTATGATATGAAGATAtgaggacatttacatttacatttattcatttagcagacacttttatccaaagcgacttccaagagagagctttacaagagATGTGATATGGAGCTATGCGAGGAGTTAGGCAAACTGCTATGCAAGAATCTACACAAACTCCCCCAAAAGTTTCAACTAGGAAAATTAATCGTGCAGtacgaacaaacacacacgcattgaAAAACACAGTGTGTTTCTTTGGTCTAAAGTTTGCATGAGTACATAAGAAGAGAAGAGTAATGACTCAGTGTGCGATAAGGCAGTAGGTTGCGATAAGAAGAAGAATGTAGGTTGTGTACATTCCAAACAGATCTCCTctcaaagagagagcaagaataTATTATTTTGATTGGGCCACACAACTCTGAAAGCAATTGCAGTCAAAAAGTCTGGAACCGGTAGCTATTGGCACGGTTGTTTTATTAGTACATGTATACGGAAACAATAAACTTGTACTGGTATACAGACAATttcttattcttttttttttttttacaaatttgtTCACAACCTGAATCAAATATTGTTGAATTAGTCATAATAATGAAATCAATTCTAACTAGAAAACCTGCAAGCACCATTAAAGAAAGGAACCAGAAAAAATCCAAAGGAACGCAGAGGAGTGTATCctacaaacagacacaccacGATTAGAAAATAGATTTCACCTTTTTCATCGTTCATTTTCTTGTCTTTCGTGTTTTTTGTATAAAAAGCTAGTGCAAGTACAATATTTTACACAAATTACAGACACGCATATGGAAACCAAAACGAAAAATGAACCGTCCACCATTTTCTTCCTAGGCCCGTGTATGTCTCAACTTCGATGGATTTGCCATTTACTAGATAAGGTGCACTCATCCCTACTTCCAAGAGTTTCTTGTTAGCTTGAAGATACTTGTAATCCCGGTTCTAGTCTCCCAGCCCGCTAATCCTAAGAGACAAGAGGGGCAGCGCAAACCTGGCCCTCCTGTCTGTGACCTACCCTACCCATGGTTCTCCACCACAGCTCTGAGGCCTACTCTGGGTTGAGGAAactgttcacacacaaaatCATCATTAACTTCCATTTTCCATGGAAGACTTAATCTCATTCTGACAACTAACTGCAACACCTGTGTATGGGCCTTAGTTTAGCTTCCACCAAAACCCTCCAACCAAACACACGAACCGACTTCCAGGCAGCTTCAGCTCAGCTTATTTTGGAATACTGCCACTTCCCCAGGTTCTACCAACCCCTTCCTTTGGAATGACCATGGCTTCCTGTATCCTAATATTACAATCTGtttgaggaaaaaaaagaagaaaaaacaaaaaaacaatgctGGAATTGGGTGCACAACACAGTTGTTATGACACAACAGTCGACTACTCCAACCAATGATAGTGCTCTTAGGATGTTCTGTCTCCTCTGTCACCTTGTGTAGGGAGTAGTGTGGTGTCCTTCCACCTGTTAGCCACTACAGTGGGCTTCTGATGGGGGTCACAGCCATACAAATGCAAACATTGGTACCTCTGAACTCCTTAAAACAAGTCCTGTCTCTGTGGCAAAACGATGCATAAACTATTCAACTTTTCTTTATGGTGGGATTTTCTGAAAATTCCTTGACCAAAGAGTTGGATGCGTGTAAGAGGTTTGGTGTGAAAGATATATTACAGAAATATAACATTTTGTAGAGCATCGATTGgcaacatacagtatgtagaaTCAAGACACGGTTTGAAGATATGTTAGTGGGTTTTCAAAAGAAGTGTCCTTATGGCTGTCAAATGCAGCACCAACACTGCACAGGGGTTCTTGATTGCTATAGACAAGGGTTTGCTGAGACACTGAGGTTGTTGCGTACCACACCTGTACACAAAGTCTGTTAGGAACTTCCTTGGCCTTTCAAGGCCGTCCACATCCCACTCCCCAGTGTGTCATGCCCTCTGTGACCGCGTTGTGACCTCCTACAGGCCACAGTAATCCGTGTTTGTCCGGAACACGTCTGGCTGCTGCGCCAACTGTCCAGTCTGACAGCCAGCCTCGGAAATTCTTGCCCAGTGGCTGAGTTTTGTGGGTATGCAGCAGGTCTCAACGAATCACATGAGAGAGAAGTCACTGCCTTGGGTCAGTGGGTGTGGTCAAAGggaagttgggggggggggggggtgatcacGGAGCATACGATGGTACTTCCGGCTATACAGTGAACACAATACACACATCCATCTCCAGTatcataataataagaataattgtattaatagtaataataataataaaacatacCAATATCACACCAATATCATTTGTGGTGAAACTAAACCATTGTGTGGGCTTTTTGAAGTTTTTATTTTTCTGCCTGAGTTGGTTATCCAGCGGTTTGGACATTGACAAGACGTCAAACAACAGTCAAGTTTGAACAAAACAATCCTGATTGAATCTATTCGGTTTCTAACATGAAAACAAAAAGTGccaaaaaattaaaacaaaaagtGCCAAAAAAATTAAACAAAAAGTGCCCAAAAAATCAAACATCCAAAGATTTAAGTAAACGAACAAGAACACATAGTTTTCTAGTCAAAACGATGAAACTCAACATTCATTTAATTTGTCAACTGTGCAAGTAGATAAGCCAATAAAAAAAGTGCTCCAATGAGAAATGAGAAAGCTTGTCACAAAACTCAACACAATGACACATTCTCTGAACAGGCTCATATTGCCTGACAGTGCTACACAGGAGATAAATTCACAGAAAAGCTCCTATTTCTAAAGATAATGTAAAGCAAGCAACCCAGACGATAATAAACTGTCGGGTTAACGTTGGCCACCTTTTTGTCTATCAAAGTTGCACCTACATTGGTGCAACAGATGTATCCCACCGGCCACAAAGACAACCTTCATCCTACTTTCTTAACGTTCCCCGAGGTTAGGTCTTTTGCAGGACGGGAACACAACATAAACAAGGGTCTGAATCCATGAAAAGAGACACTCCTGACTGTGAGTCACCAGTCACCCACCCAGCAACATCCACCCGTAGGACCCAAGAACGCGTAGGGGAGCTAGGCAGGGGGGACCAGACACAGCAGGCACAGAAGATGAGAGGATGTGCAAtcaaaaaagaagaagagaaaaaggaaaacaaaaagacAAACATCCCAACGATTTATTCATCTCCTGCCGacctatctcctcctctctcttcctctctcagctTCACGTTGTCCGTCTGTATTGAATGAATGTTTTAACCATGAAAGACTCTCGGCCTAAAACGAGGGGGTAAGACCAAGCCATTTCTAGGATTTGAAAGTGCTGAAACAGTATCAAGTCTGCGTACTTTAGACAACTTACATTGTCTTTATTGATTGGGTTTTATTTCAAAAAGTGGTCCCGACATGTACATGAGGTTCAATAGCTTCTTCCTCCCTTGTTTATTAACACAACTCTGACCCCAGTCTTTGAGGGTCAGGGCCATGGATCGCAGACAACACAATGAGGAAAAAGCACAACCACAAACATACATAACAGCACATACACGTAAGCTCCGAACCACagagacacgcatacacaccctcactcgCGACGAGAAATACATATGTAAAACACGGCTAAGACCCAGGAGCGCAATCGCAGTACGATTCCTCCGTGTGCGGTGACTCGAGTCGACGTCTCTTATCTAACAGAGCAGTGTCCCCACATTGCCTTGGCTCCTTCAGAATTGAATACATGGACAGGTTTAGCCAATCCAGGCTCAGACTCCAACCCAGACCCAACATACCACAACATCTGATGTCACCTTCCATCTTAAGGCTAATCTCCTCAACACAATGAACACCATCCGAGGAATGTCCACTTACTCCACTTTTTCAGCCAGGGAACATTAATAGCCTTTCTAACTGTTCTTCCTTCTGCGATACTTTGAACAATGGAGCCCACGTCAACAGTCCTCTCACTCATCCAGGAGGATCAGATAGAGAACAAAAATGCACCCCGCGCCGACACTCGGACCAACACAAAGCCGTGGGCTTTATCAAGGACTCGACCACACACGCACGTCGGTATGGTCAGTCTTGCATGTTGCACTGTGCACTGCCAAAACAGCAGGCTATCCTGTTATCCCTAGTGAGCTGTTTCATTGTGGTATTGTTGGTTGGAAATAGACACAGTAGTAAGAACTGACACGCAcatatccccacacacacacatccccacacacacacagccccacacacacatccccacacacaccaaaaaacaaCCCAAAGATAAGCGGGTCATgctacacacactggcacaaaagaagggagggaaggggaacaAAGTATTGCACATCAAGGTGTTCAGAGGTTTCGAGAGTAAACCGGGACTACCTACAGAAAATACAGTGAATGAAAGGAGTCTAAAATGTAGACTCTTCCCAATCACCAACCTTCAAGTCCTACCATGTTATTGCAACACTTCATGTCGGCATGGCGTCTCGTCAAGGACAACTGCTGTGTTACCATGGCGCGTATCagccatgtcacacacacacacacactgcgtccTGAGATGTTTCCCATCCAGCACATCGCCGAGGCTGGACATCTTGACAGACAATAAGTGCGTGTGGGTTTGAATAACTTCTAGTTCTcatgcatttttcaaaataGGAACTGGCATATTGTTTTGTTTGGCCTGTACAGAGCGCATGCTGGATAGGCCGACAGACTGACACCCAGGATTCTCCTCTGTTGCAGTTTCTAATTTCAACACTACTGAAGTAACTTCTTTTTGTAATACAGTAGAAGGCTTCTACTGACAATGCTAGTGGACGTGAAGATTCACTCACTTGAGACACATGTAAATATTGTCAGTCGCTTTGGATATGCTTTGTGTCCTCTAAGGACAATAAAGGACAATGCAGATGGATGAATGAACTTGCAGTTGCACAGGTAGGGCAGGACCATTGAAGGTAGCTCACGGTTGCAGAGGGTGAATGAGCTGCCGAGCCCCAGGGGGATGAGGCTGCCGAGCCCCAGGGGGATGAGGCTGCCGAGCCCCAGGGGGATGAGGCTGCCGAGCCCCAGGGGGATGAGGCTGCCGAGCCCCAGGGGGATGAGGCTGCCGAGCCCCAGGGGGATGAGGCTGCCGAGCCCCAGAGGGATGAGGCTGTTGCTGGCAATCATCATGTATGTGCTAACTGTGGAGGAGGTCACTACTGGTGTCATGGCAACTGAACAGACCTGTCAACGGTGAAACCTTGTATGAGTTAGGGTGCACTTGATTTAAATAACAGAAACCCTGGGCTATAACCGAAAGTATTCACCCTGCCTGGCGCACTGTGAAACCTATATTAAACTAACCTGAAATAAGGTAAAAATCCAGTTTTCTTGACCCTGGTCTACGAACGGTGAGGTTATTGGGTTTGATGTTCTGTACTTGCATAAACGACAATCTCCCTGAAGAATTTGGCAACCCATTGTGCAACTGCAGGACATCTCTCTCGGGGCAGGATTGTGCAACTGAGGTGGTCTGAAGTGTTGATAAACCACCTCTGCTACCTCAGGACTCCAAGGGCTTTAGCTCAGCGTGCTAATGCAGTCCTCCCCTGCAAATTACCCCAGGAGGTTGGTTATGTATTCAGTACGCTGAACAGAGACAGTGTGTAAgtcaatgtgtgtatgtgtgtaagcgtCTATTTTTTTGGTAAAATACTTGAGGATTATGAACTAGTTTATTGCAGAGCGCTTTTCAAAGGAATGATTTCTGTGTCAAGCCCGGCCATCCATTCTTAGCTATCTGAAAGAGGTATAAGAGTAAAGGTCTTCTCAATAGAACTACAGATCCCATATAACTCAACCTACGTTCTCCTGGAGGCAAGTTGAAGTTCTCTATGTCCATGAATGACTAGGATCTTTTCCGTAGATAAAGGCTGAAAAGAAGATTTGTTTTCGTACTATTGCTATAAGGAGCAGACTGCACATTGATTCCATGCAGTTTTACCTGAAAGGTTTTGAGGGTTGAATGGTCTAGAtgtgtgtttagttttttttagctATAGGCAGGGTAAGTTAAAATAaagtacacatacatacaggtatacatgcacacaaatacaaacatgaTAATGGTTGTAGGCAttcaggcatacacacagatgTAGACAGTAGAGCACACATGATAGAACAATGTGGTCAAAATTAAGAAATCAAAATGCACTGTCGTGGTGTTGATCTGAAAAACCCTgttttattataaaaaataaagcaTTTTCAAATCTTTTAACGGGTGTACTCGCTCacccaccaccaacacacatccgtctatccatccatccatccgtttGATCACACTCCAGCCGTCACCATGGTGACCTCATATCCCCCTGTCGTTCCTAACATATTATCTCCTATCCTGTATTCTAATTTATGTCAATATGTGTTAAAATAACATGCTTAGAGACATCTTAAACCTTACAACTCCTGACGCATTTCTCCCAACCTACATACACCTAATAATCGTGGCCAATCAGAGAGCTCAACAGGTGTGCGTGCTGGAGGCCACGCCCCTGGCTGCTGTGGCAAAACCCGACCTTACGCTGCCCTCCCTGCTAACCATGGCCAATTACACAGCTTGAAGCGAGTTTAAACAGGTGAGCtatggcgtggggggggggatttaaatGGGAAGTCGAGGTCAGAGCTGTTTGGAgcgaggggaggtggtggtggtggtggtggtggtgggggggggggcggtagaGCGGGGGGCAATCAGCGAAGCACACTTGTTGAGGTAACTGCTACATAAAATGGGATTTCAGCCCGCTGTGTGCATTCAAAGGCCCCGTTCCAACATCCGAGCCCTGGTCCCTACATCCTAGGTACTGGCGAGGAGAGATGCCTCGCGTCCATTCAAGTGTCTGGGATGTAGAGACTGGAGGGCTCGATGTGACCCGACGCCCTCAAGTCACGTCACCTGGTGCCTTCCCTCCTGATGTGCAAATTGCAAGATTCTCTTAAGTAGAAACTCCAAGTCGAAACACTGGACATTGAACATTGTAATAATAGCATCATGAGTATATATACACGTTTTCCTATACAAATATACAAACACTCGTACACCAatgcgtgcgcacaca contains these protein-coding regions:
- the gmpr gene encoding GMP reductase 1, translated to MPRVDADLKLDFKDVLFRPKRSSLKSRSEVDLQRTFTFRNSKQTYNGIPIIAANMDTTGTFEMAQVLSKHTLFTAIHKHYSVDEWKNFAASHPECLENIAASSGSGKADLEKLCGILEAVPNIKYICLDVANGYSEYFVEFVKTVREKFPKHTIMAGNVVTGEMVEELILSGADIIKVGIGPGSVCTTRIKTGVGYPQLSAVIECADSAHGLKGHIISDGGCSCPGDVAKAFGAGADFVMMGGMLAGHDQCTGEVIEKDGKKVKLFYGMSSDTAMKKYVGGVAEYRASEGRTVEVPYRGDVENTVKDVLGGLRSTCTYVGAAKLKELSRRTTFIRVTQQSSHMFT